GCTGCGCACGCCGCTGAACAGCTCCCTGATCCTGGCCAAGCTGTTGGCCGACAACAGCGGCGGCAACCTCTCCGACGAACAGGTGCGCTTCGCCCAGACCATCTATTCGGCCGGCAACGACCTGCTCCAGCTGATCAACGACATCCTCGACATCTCGAAGGTGGAGGCGGGCAAGCTGGAACTGGTGCCCGAGGACGTGCCGGTGCGGCGCGTGGTCGAGGGCCTGGTGCGCACCTTCGAACCGTTGGCGCGCCAGAAGTCGCTCGAGTTCAAGATCAATGTCGACCCGGGCGTGCCGGCCAGCCTGCACACCGACCGCCAGCGCATGGAACAGATCCTCAAGAACCTGCTGTCGAACGCCGTCAAGTTTACCGAGACCGGTTCGGTGAGCCTGTCGGTCTTGAGCACGCCGGAAGGCGACGTCGCGTTCCGGGTGCAGGACACCGGCATCGGCATCGCGCAAGACCAGCAGGACAAGATCTTCGACGCCTTCCATCAGGCCGACGGCACCACCAGCCGCCGCTTCGGCGGCACCGGCCTGGGCCTGTCGATCACGCGCGACCTGACCCGCCTGCTGGGCGGCAGCGTGGCCGTGTCGAGCGCGCCGAACGAGGGCAGCGTGTTTACTCTCACCCTGCCGCGCGGGATTCCGGACGTGCCGGCGCCGGCCGAGCTGCCGACGACGTCGGCGCCGGTGCAGTTGCCGCCACCGGCGCCGCTGGCCGCTGCGCCAGCGCCGGTCCAGGCCGCGGCGCCGGCGGCGAGCGCCGAACCGCTGTCGACCTTCCCGGACGACCGCGACCAATCGGCGGCGGGGCGCCGCACCGTGCTGGTGGTCGAGGACGAGATGGCGTTCGCGCGCATCCTGTACGACCTGGCGCGCGAACTCGATTACCGCTGCCTGGTGGCGATGAGCGCCGACGAGGGCCTGGCGCTGGCCGTCAGCCAGCGTCCCGACGCCGTGCTGCTGGACGTGCGCCTGCCGGACCGCTCGGGCCTGACCGTGCTGCAGCAAATGAAGGACAATCCGTCGACCCGCCACATCCCGGTGCACGTCATTTCGAGCATCGAGAGCGGCGGCGAAGCCCTGCACCTGGGCGCCATCGGCTATGCGCTGAAACCGACCAGCCGCGAAGACCTGGAAGAGGTGTTCCGCAAGCTGCAGGAAAAATCGAGCCAGAAAATCAAGCGCGTGCTGCTGGTCGAGGACGACGAGCGCCAGCGCGACAGCGTGGTGGCCCTGATCGCCGACGACGACGTCGAGATCGCGGCCGTGGGCACCGCCAGCGAGGCGCTCACGCACCTCAAGAACGAGGTCTTCGATTGCATGATCATCGACCTCAAGCTGCCCGACATGCAGGGCGGCGAGCTGCTCGAACGCATGTCGCACGAGGAGCTGTGCTCCTTCCCGCCGGTGATCGTGTACACCGGCCGCAACCTCACGCGCGACGAAGAATCCCAGCTGCTGCGCTATTCGCGCTCGATCATCATCAAGGGCGCCCGCTCGCCGGAGCGACTGCTGGACGAAGTCACGCTGTTCCTGCACAAGGTGGAGTCCGAGCTGTCGACCGAGCGCCAGAGCATGTTGAAAGCCGTGCGCGGGCGCGACCGCGTGTTCGAGGGCCGCACCATCCTGCTGGTCGACGACGACGTGCGCAATGTGTTCGCCCTGACGTCGGCGCTGGAGCAGCGCGGGGCCCGGGTCGAAGTCGGCCGCAACGGCTTCGAAGCGATCGCCAAGCTGGATGAAGTGCCGGGCATCGACCTGGTGCTGATGGATATCATGATGCCGGGCATGGACGGCCTGGAAGCGACGCGCCGCATTCGCGCCGACGGACGCTTCGACCGCCTGCCGATCATCGCCATCACCGCCAAGGCCATGAAGGACGACCAGGAACAGTGCCTGGCCGCGGGCGCCAACGATTACCTGGCCAAGCCGATTGACCTGAGCCGCCTGTACTCGCTGCTGCGGGTCTGGATGCCGACCCTGGAGAGAATTTGAGCCAACCCCCGAGCGACTTCGACATCGAGCTGCGGATGCTCGTCGAAGCCGTGTACCTGAAATATAACTATGACTTCCGCGACTACACCGGCGCTTCGCAAAAGCGCCGGGTGCTGGTGGCCATGCGCGAGATGGAGTGCGCGACGGTCTCCGAACTGCAGTCGCGCGTGCTGCACGAGCCGAACGGCTTCGCCCAGCTGCTGCAATACCTGACGATTCCCGTCACCGAGATGTTCCGCGACCCCGACTACTTCCTGGCGGTGCGCGAGCAGGTGGCGCCTTTCCTCAAGACGTAT
This portion of the Telluria beijingensis genome encodes:
- a CDS encoding response regulator — encoded protein: MAAPTIENSEFRRILTRNVALPLGMSIVSAIVFVGIIAYLINSLTWVEHSQKVIGGAHEIRKLSAEMESGMRGYLLAGDEEFLAPYLLSSQRMSVSLDGLADLVKDNIAQAERVTRIAQIQKQWQDFAQNMIERRRANDISYIDAVSSGRGKTLTDEMRRNFDLVLASEMRLLQERSDAARSTTFWSVAAFLLLSAIVGASLAAFGRRQLVRLSDTYNEVLAHEAENNDKLRHQDWLRTGQNELNVRSAGQINLEPLADAVLPYVVKYLDGVIGAMYVRSDDGAMRRIGAYGFTHTETERAEIIAPGSTLASKAAEENRLMVLDQLPEGYIKVSSSLGEAPPRALVIAPFHNHGKVKGVFEIAFLRPVELRDREFLGFIAQSVGAAMASVLYRQRLQDALEESQTLNEELQVQQEELRTANEELEEQSRALEESQSALENQQAELRTTNDQLAEQALNLDMKNSALQSAQEQLHQRAVELESASRYKSEFLANMSHELRTPLNSSLILAKLLADNSGGNLSDEQVRFAQTIYSAGNDLLQLINDILDISKVEAGKLELVPEDVPVRRVVEGLVRTFEPLARQKSLEFKINVDPGVPASLHTDRQRMEQILKNLLSNAVKFTETGSVSLSVLSTPEGDVAFRVQDTGIGIAQDQQDKIFDAFHQADGTTSRRFGGTGLGLSITRDLTRLLGGSVAVSSAPNEGSVFTLTLPRGIPDVPAPAELPTTSAPVQLPPPAPLAAAPAPVQAAAPAASAEPLSTFPDDRDQSAAGRRTVLVVEDEMAFARILYDLARELDYRCLVAMSADEGLALAVSQRPDAVLLDVRLPDRSGLTVLQQMKDNPSTRHIPVHVISSIESGGEALHLGAIGYALKPTSREDLEEVFRKLQEKSSQKIKRVLLVEDDERQRDSVVALIADDDVEIAAVGTASEALTHLKNEVFDCMIIDLKLPDMQGGELLERMSHEELCSFPPVIVYTGRNLTRDEESQLLRYSRSIIIKGARSPERLLDEVTLFLHKVESELSTERQSMLKAVRGRDRVFEGRTILLVDDDVRNVFALTSALEQRGARVEVGRNGFEAIAKLDEVPGIDLVLMDIMMPGMDGLEATRRIRADGRFDRLPIIAITAKAMKDDQEQCLAAGANDYLAKPIDLSRLYSLLRVWMPTLERI